A single genomic interval of Fibrobacter sp. UWB4 harbors:
- a CDS encoding PilZ domain-containing protein, whose translation MTSVLQEVWKIFQYYILPVLPFVALVLIEIQLMYNRRENDVMFGTDSFNEKIKAFEFTPKEVRTLEKLVRSSKFENKDAVLNSSGLFEAAVSEFYRIRNVFSVRDETLEAIAGLRRKMDFTGSNPLTMVCSTRQFNVDDRVDLEFESGQVFKRAKILERSEKTWSVKIDGSVSLAKTLQGSRVLIRWTRMNDAVYSKRLVVLAATPDKVVFTHCNQLDKEQLRKWVREVVDFPVTATFSNGETHSGMLYDLSAGGILLGLAVDCKQDQEFSISFELPTFGVQTVDVKVLNNLGHRNPDFPLYNSIAAVFTGSYAWTQERVLQYIFEVTRKTKSKKNEVNTVTT comes from the coding sequence ATGACTAGCGTTCTTCAAGAAGTCTGGAAAATTTTCCAGTACTACATTCTTCCGGTTCTTCCGTTTGTCGCGCTTGTGCTGATTGAAATTCAGCTCATGTACAACCGTCGTGAAAATGACGTGATGTTTGGCACAGACTCGTTCAACGAGAAGATCAAGGCGTTTGAATTTACGCCCAAGGAAGTGCGTACTCTGGAAAAGCTCGTGCGTTCGTCCAAGTTCGAGAACAAGGACGCCGTGTTGAACTCTTCAGGACTTTTTGAAGCAGCTGTCTCGGAATTTTATCGCATCCGTAATGTGTTTTCTGTCCGTGACGAAACGCTTGAAGCAATCGCGGGCTTGAGACGCAAGATGGATTTTACGGGATCCAATCCTTTGACGATGGTCTGCTCGACGAGGCAGTTCAATGTGGATGATCGCGTGGATTTGGAATTTGAAAGTGGGCAGGTCTTTAAGCGCGCAAAAATTCTTGAACGCTCTGAGAAAACCTGGAGCGTGAAGATTGATGGATCTGTTTCGCTGGCCAAGACGTTGCAGGGTTCGCGTGTGCTGATCCGCTGGACTCGAATGAACGACGCTGTTTATTCGAAGAGGCTTGTGGTTCTTGCCGCTACTCCTGATAAAGTTGTCTTTACGCACTGTAATCAACTTGATAAGGAACAACTGCGTAAGTGGGTCCGTGAAGTTGTCGATTTCCCGGTGACCGCAACATTTTCGAACGGGGAAACGCATTCGGGAATGCTTTATGACCTTTCTGCTGGAGGTATTTTGCTTGGGCTTGCTGTTGATTGCAAGCAGGACCAGGAATTCTCGATCTCGTTTGAGCTTCCGACGTTTGGTGTACAGACCGTGGATGTTAAGGTTCTGAACAACCTGGGACACAGGAATCCTGATTTTCCTCTGTACAATTCCATTGCGGCGGTGTTCACCGGATCGTATGCATGGACTCAGGAACGAGTCCTTCAGTACATTTTTGAGGTTACACGTAAAACGAAGTCGAAGAAAAACGAGGTAAATACCGTAACAACTTAG
- the pilM gene encoding pilus assembly protein PilM produces MALGLIARIRGERETVGIDVGHYSIKYVKVYHDANGKRIVREVDLEPVPAGSIINGLIQRRDSDDLTAEKGAKKEKDGFDKLGEAFSKLLLRHPLDENVDVVASVNCGAGEGGVLVDRLSIKVPKNGNEEAIIVQTAQSRPPFDDQDNVLDYEVVSREGDEVKVNVVAAKSSMLDSWAQFFTRKGIRLSALDVDIFGLLNSFVMTASDEERKKTTAIFNIGDNKMSVGFIQDGAFHSVRSMNGGSLNVIINKLSSSLDIPAEKCHEMFEKNDLKVIEGVAISVLEDAMKVAFEELMSQITFGIRYHSSAEDSRPLERILIGGGGAAVPGLLEYIAEKTGIETATVNPFRSVECDSSVVDKEGMSIALSNIYAPALGLAMRKF; encoded by the coding sequence TTGGCTTTAGGATTGATTGCTAGAATTCGTGGAGAGCGCGAAACTGTTGGCATAGATGTTGGCCACTACAGCATCAAGTACGTTAAGGTCTATCATGATGCTAACGGTAAAAGGATTGTGCGCGAAGTTGATTTGGAACCTGTACCCGCAGGCTCCATCATCAATGGTCTTATCCAAAGACGTGATTCCGACGATTTGACTGCAGAAAAGGGTGCGAAGAAAGAGAAGGACGGTTTCGACAAGTTAGGCGAAGCCTTCTCCAAGCTTTTGCTCCGTCATCCGCTTGATGAAAATGTGGATGTTGTTGCTTCCGTGAACTGCGGCGCCGGTGAAGGTGGCGTACTCGTCGATCGCCTCTCGATCAAGGTCCCGAAGAACGGTAACGAAGAAGCCATTATCGTTCAGACGGCGCAGTCCCGTCCGCCGTTTGATGATCAGGACAACGTGCTGGACTACGAGGTTGTATCTCGTGAAGGCGACGAAGTCAAGGTGAATGTGGTTGCGGCAAAGAGTTCCATGCTTGATTCCTGGGCGCAGTTCTTTACGCGCAAGGGCATTAGACTTTCGGCGCTGGATGTCGATATCTTTGGTCTTCTGAATTCGTTTGTTATGACGGCTTCGGATGAAGAACGCAAGAAGACGACCGCTATCTTCAATATTGGCGATAACAAGATGAGCGTGGGCTTTATTCAGGATGGTGCGTTCCATTCCGTACGATCTATGAATGGCGGTTCGCTAAATGTTATTATCAACAAGCTGTCTTCAAGCCTTGACATTCCTGCCGAAAAATGTCATGAAATGTTTGAGAAAAACGATTTGAAGGTTATTGAAGGCGTGGCTATTTCAGTTCTCGAAGATGCAATGAAGGTCGCTTTCGAAGAACTGATGTCCCAGATTACTTTTGGTATCCGCTATCATTCCTCTGCGGAAGATTCCCGTCCGCTCGAAAGGATCTTGATTGGTGGAGGTGGTGCTGCCGTTCCTGGCCTTTTGGAATATATTGCCGAGAAGACTGGCATCGAAACGGCTACTGTGAACCCGTTCCGCTCTGTGGAATGCGATTCCAGCGTGGTCGATAAGGAAGGCATGTCTATCGCCCTGTCTAACATTTACGCCCCGGCTTTGGGACTTGCAATGAGGAAGTTCTAA
- a CDS encoding PilN domain-containing protein: MATKKNKGANKALAITINLLPSDHRKKQTDLTWLTDRRVVWPTVFFIVAIFVALFVYAYTLQEISSKTAELQSVRSAVERERPLLKKISELEKNQSIINTKINALKSIQISKKRWVVLFENISSVLPPNMWLTSVSQVSEFNLEMKGTTFDFSEVAEYMVKLEKQVSVKKVSLVTISTTKVDGDEAYSFTLKVELNRDLGEEG, from the coding sequence ATGGCTACGAAGAAGAATAAAGGTGCCAACAAGGCGCTTGCGATTACGATCAACCTTTTGCCAAGCGACCATCGCAAAAAGCAAACGGACTTGACTTGGCTTACGGACCGCCGCGTGGTGTGGCCAACTGTTTTTTTCATTGTTGCGATTTTTGTGGCCCTGTTCGTTTACGCTTATACGTTGCAGGAAATTTCTAGCAAGACTGCTGAACTCCAGTCTGTGCGTTCTGCTGTTGAACGTGAACGCCCGCTGCTCAAGAAAATCAGTGAACTTGAAAAGAACCAGTCTATCATTAATACTAAGATTAATGCGCTTAAGTCTATCCAGATCAGCAAAAAGCGCTGGGTGGTGCTGTTCGAAAACATTTCGTCTGTATTGCCTCCAAACATGTGGCTTACCAGCGTTTCGCAGGTGAGCGAGTTCAACCTCGAAATGAAAGGCACGACTTTCGATTTTTCCGAGGTGGCTGAATACATGGTCAAGCTCGAAAAGCAGGTCAGCGTAAAGAAAGTCTCGCTGGTGACTATTTCTACGACGAAGGTCGATGGCGACGAAGCTTACAGCTTTACACTCAAGGTCGAACTCAATCGCGATCTTGGAGAGGAGGGTTGA
- a CDS encoding type 4a pilus biogenesis protein PilO encodes MGNLNIDFKDKKNIYCIVMIAVILLGIYAGYTYMWDPFQKEFENLENQRISAQKELDKINSKKHRVAELEMQLAQAEKDFQKLKEMFPEEEKVPLRLQDLYSVLRSSGVQIQKFNPEGRSEREHYIENRYSIAVNSGYHMLGYLFAEIANFNYPTAITNLRLSRYSGIAAEVQKAETHGWTPITMSVNFNLTTYTSKKVGK; translated from the coding sequence ATGGGCAACCTTAATATTGACTTTAAAGACAAGAAAAATATTTACTGCATCGTTATGATTGCAGTTATCTTGTTGGGTATATATGCTGGCTATACATATATGTGGGATCCTTTCCAGAAAGAATTTGAAAATCTTGAAAACCAGCGAATATCGGCACAGAAGGAATTGGATAAGATTAATTCCAAGAAGCATCGCGTGGCAGAACTTGAAATGCAGCTTGCTCAGGCCGAAAAGGATTTCCAGAAACTGAAGGAAATGTTCCCGGAAGAAGAAAAGGTGCCGCTTCGCTTGCAGGACCTCTATTCCGTGCTTCGCAGTTCCGGTGTGCAGATCCAGAAGTTCAATCCAGAAGGACGTTCCGAAAGGGAACACTACATCGAGAACCGCTATTCCATTGCAGTCAATTCCGGCTACCACATGCTTGGCTACCTGTTTGCCGAAATTGCAAACTTCAATTACCCGACTGCGATTACGAACTTGAGACTTTCTCGCTATTCCGGCATTGCTGCCGAAGTGCAGAAGGCTGAAACACACGGTTGGACTCCGATTACCATGTCGGTGAATTTCAACTTGACCACTTATACATCCAAGAAGGTTGGCAAATAA